The DNA window atttagaatatttattttcagtgaATCACACTTGCTTAAGTCCCATAAAGCTGTATTTTACAGTCAAACAACTTAAAACAACAGTGAAATATGAAGCTTGAGTTCCCATAATTTATTAGGGATCCCTATAATAAAACGCCGAGTGATAAATGCCACCTACGTATGCGTTGGCGCAATGTCGTGTTAGCATTTCACTGTGCTTTGGTATGCTATTGTACCGTTACAATGAATTAATTACGTACAAACTTAGAGGGTCCCTTATTAATTtcagaatattaattactgttaGTTTAATGGACCGTTCTCGgctaataattgttttgtttctaCTAAAACTTTCAAACCATCAGACTATGAAAGCAATGGTTGGTCCATGGCTGGCATCGAGTAATGAGATCGTCTAATATGATTTTCAATAATGAATATAGCAATAGTTAAACATTTGTTATGATATATCTAATATCTAAAAGAttttcaatacatataatctctgttaaaaatgtgtattttgaattatcatagaaacaaattttattttatgtgtttattttaaattcatagattaactatatatatctatctagAATATCAACAACAATCAGTAATTGAAAAAGGGGTTTCAATAGGATTTTGAAAGATAAATTCCCCAATCAGCGAGCAATACATCATTTTAATACCGACTTGTCACCCACAAATGTAAATGAAATGCAGGTTTGCCAAGTTCGACCTAATGGTGCCCCATAAATTATACCACAACACACTCTGTTATCTATCCTTGTACATAGTTtagacattaattataaatactaaccTTATAATCTCAAATAGctgttaaatgttttgtccATATGTCTAGTGTAACTGTGATATTAAAAACGTCACAGATGATTATCTTACTCATTTAGAAAATTTTGATTTCCCTATATAatgtaaagatatttttttatataaacaaggaTATATGGTCTAGGCACCCATTAGGCagatagtataaaaatatttgatttgacaGTTTTCTAGAAATAAGACTTCATTTGTTTCatcttcaaaatattttcttagcatattttattacgaataTGTAAAAACTTCGACGGGTATCAAACCCACTATACAGAGCTTGACCATCACGATTTTGACTTCAAAGGCATtcgaaacattaataattcatagtctatgtaaatatttaatcaagttGAAGCCTACACTAATTTATTCGCAAGTACCAGCCACCTAGAACATCACGAGATTTGCAAACAACCAGTTTTCAAAATGTCGTAATTCGGCGTGTGCTTAGATAGAGGTTTGTAATTAGATCAGAACCGGTCATAACTCGATAAATGCCCGTAAAACGATGAAACGGCACCATTTTCCATCATAAAGTGGTAATACGCCGATTCATAAAGGATTCAAAACACCTgtggttatattattaaacttggATCATGTTTATCACAAGAACGGAAAACGTCTTCTGAGGGAAAATTAAaagctatattattaaaacttaacttacaaataacatatataataaattcccaTAATGATATCtgaataaatttcttaatcaGAAAACAAACAATGTTATGATTACTTTAaacttgaaattattaaactgtGTATATATGTCTCGCATGAACTATCCATGAcgttcttaattattatcaatataattgaAAGTTATTGTACAAACAATTgggtttatattaagtttttatttattacattataacaaGGTACATGATAAATGAGGCTTTAAAATAGTTCAAcgaaattaagttaattaaaaagaatactaacaaataatttatctggAAAATTATGAAGGtataaaaaaagcaatgtTTACCAATccgtatttaacatatatatgtcgTTTAGCATTGTGAGAAAATTGTTTCAATAGTTTATCCGTAACAACAAAATCCAAATGAGAAAGATCGTTTTCCCAGCGGtatcttacaaaatatacagaaaaagATCACCGCAATGCTATGGGCTAACTTTGACAAAAAAAGATCccgatttctgtattttctcACGATGAACGTCAACCTGATTCTCACATTCAGtacattttatactttatataggTAGTAACGTAATGCGCCTGCGTGACAAATCACTTGCAATTGGCCGGAATGCGCGCCCTAACTTGGCCGGCCCTATACATTTCTAACATTCTTCTCAAGTTctttacaaaaagaaatattatcatCGCATTAATTGCCTAAAATGGCTTTTATCCAACTATAAGATAGCCcgtaaagtttaatataacaatatttttagtaatgtacaatataatataatgaaataattaacaagataaaaaCTTCGATTCAAGCAAGATAATTGCGAGCTTTCTGCCATGAGTGTCCACTTCACATCATATGGGTCTTCTGCCTGTAAAGGGACAAATCCcggtatatacaaaaatatattgatttgaatacttttaatttaacgttTGATATGATTATATTGAACATTTAACTGTCCACTATGTAACTGTACCACTCGTAATCTTTGCTAGTTTCACTAGTTCATTCAAAGTTATCAAataatctattaatatataaacacagATTAGTTCAGCATTACCACACATTTGCAATTTCTAACAaaactgtataaaaaactgcatacaatttataatctatGTCTATTATTCGCTTGTAGGGAGTATGTACCtactattctaaatttaaaaaaatattgattgctattttcttaataacttcTAAGTCCAGTTCTTAGTGATATCAATCTGGCACAGATTATAATCCTTATACCCAACATGCGAACTAAAGTTTTTCCTCATTGACGTTCGATATCATAACTTGGCAATCGTCGCGACTCGTTACCTAAAAGAGCATTAAATAAGTCTTAAAAAACCTGTGTGAATCTCCTCCGACCGCGTTTCTATGAGACTTTATCGGAATGTCATATTGCGAGATATTAAATGGATAATTCATACATCCTTTTTAGGATACCATATCAGCAATGAAGTGATTTAGAgcgttttatgtttttgtatatgatTTATTGCTTTATGTATTACATACTTCTTAGCTCTAATTAATCAGTTGTGTTTTAATAAcgttaataaacatatacctACTATGAATTACCAACGTAAACTGACTGAAGATACATCTGACACCTCaaacattttttgacattGGTATATTTTTGACTGTTATTAAAGTTACTAAAAGACTTTACATCTACAATGTACAAAATGAACCCTTCATATATTTGTTCCGCACTACAAATCAAGCACAACCATCTTAAAGAACAAAGCAAGCATGATGTATTGTAACACGCCATTTTAGCATTTATCATATTGAAACAAGTGTTATAATAGTATACATAATCTGCAATCTgcatatataaacaataatcatTATATACTTGGCGTTGATTCGTGACTATTTACGACGAAGCATTACATAAAGTAATATAACGtatgttctataaatatatgcaATTCAGAATCGTATGCAAACATAAACTCTATTATGAAACTATAAtcaattctatataaaacGATCTGAGATAAAATAACGTCTTATTTCAATTCGCACCTCGCGCCCAATATCCTGCTTACATTATTACCTAGATATCAATTTATATGACCCacataaatacagataataaatagctgttatattattatagaattcgACACAAAGCCCACAAAAGTCGCTTCGGAATGGCTTGGTAGCGGCATAAATACCGCTTCAAATGCTAATATATCACAAGGCGGCGCGGCGTGATAGCGCTCATTGGCCACGGTCTTTAgattaacatacataaacgCCATCGCCCCGCCTACCACGTAACACGTCATGTCTCACGTTAATTACGTTCTAATTGCACTAATCGCGTACTAACTTCATAGAGCACACTGGAGATTCTTTGTAACTCGCCGACTAATTAATTTCTAAGCACCTACTTTTATTGGCTacgtgaaaatattgatacgGCAACGTGCGAAAGCGCTAATCGGTTAATAATTGCTTTGCAACGAGAAATAAtcgaaaaactaaaaaattctAGAACAAATTGCGACGTTTATCATAACTTTACGTACATGGCTTATCAGTTggataattttcttaattttattggtTGTAATAGGCTGTGGCATCTACAGAAAAAGGCATCGAGGAAGTAGAGATCAGGGCTTGGTGGTCAATAACaagttatgaataaaaaaaaacgaccCCATACGTTGATATAAAACGCTGTTGCATAGCATTTCTTTTACAGCTATCGGTCTGGCGTGATCGTCACCGATGTGAGACACAGTATGCGTTCATCCGgctctaacgcgtattggccgcacttattacgtcatcgtgtgttaggtttattttcgttacggaatttcttgattcggtcacCGTgctcaaagcccgcgataaaatctatgcaatagcttaattaTATCGTCTCAATGATATGAGTAATACTTAAATCTTAGTAAGCAACTAGACCTTATTTTTCGAGATGGAAAGTTCACTCAAATAGGTTTGTAAAGAAAGAACCCTCTGCCTTATTTATCGTATCTTTActcaaaatttaaagaaaatcctGCCAATAACAAGTATAAGTGAATAAGAACTGAgcaatttgaatttcgaattgtGCTCCTAACGCCATAAAGGAAACTCTCGCAATACAATCAGTGTCCAGTAACAAATCATAAGCTAGCCGCGTTGCTCACGAGCTCACCTAATAAGGATCCGGATGTCGATGCCCGGCGTGTACAAAGGATTTATGTCGGCTGCTTTTGGTGCAAATTAGCAACGTGTCAGAACGTAGGCGTGAGCTAACAAATTTGTTCACCCGGCACCCCTCAATGGAAAGATTGTCTGATGTGTCATTGTATAAAGGGACTTTTGCACtcgacaataaataaatatctatctcAGAGAAGAACaatgaatttatgtttaaagaatataaatttaatgcctgaatattttactttaaacttaaataattattaagtgttGGCTGCAGTGTGTGActtaggtcgtaggttcgatccccagctgtggaccaatggactttttatgtctttaatattgtgtCGAAACTGGCTTGAAGACCCAGATGACAGCGTTCGTcagacacagaaggctgatcacctatttgtcTATCAGATTAACCAATGAtaatgaaatagatacagaaatctgaggcccagtcctaaaaaggttgtagcgccattaatttcataaataacgCTTTAATATAAAGACGGCTGAAAATGAGAAAGACAATTCGTATACAACAGTcggatttttatatttttgtcgcAACATTGGTTAcgtattaaaattctaaatgcTCCAGTTTCGATGTCGCAAGACGGTGGGCGGGAAGGCAAGTACTCGCGTAGGTCGCATCGATCAGCTACCCCACCAACATTTCGCAATATTTTACCATACTGACGTTTCTAGGATATTCATCATTAGTGTTACCTATCATTCGAATTGGAGTATGTAAAAGTTGTTATTCGCATATCAAATTGGTACACTTTAATTGGTATAACGAGTTGGTCGAGCggattaatgtattttgttgcGAATATGGAAGTTTGCTGAACGAAAGCTCGGgtgatgaaataaaataatgattcattttcaattaatgATAACTTAATGATGATGAGATGTAtcttatcaaatcaaatcaaaaatcatttattcatataggtaacataatgtacacttatgaacgtcaaaaaaagttctcaaatcaagggcgtagaacggaagagaagaactggcaataaactctcaggctctctttttaatcaccaaattttttttacacaatgtctgtaaggagctgcaaccattacaccatgttccatatgacatcttgagtaataaaatacatttaaataataaaataaattaaaaacaaaggcACGTAAAAACGTTATTCCTCtacgatatattatttatttatttattttactacattgttctataatataatatattctatacagCCACTGGTTAGACTCTCAACATGCAAACCAATTTCCTATTGTTTTGGACTACTTGGACTTTGCTAAATATTAACATGAGTTTTCTTTGTTCCAGGTCGGTGGCGCACGAGCCCGATGAGCGCGTGCGCTGCGGCCGCCATGCGCGAAAAGCACGCGGCACCACGCCGCCTGGCATCCCCGCCATCATCACCGCTAGATCACCACCCCAGCCCACTTGGCTCACCACGAGCCGACGAACCGCTCGACCTCAGAGTCACTCACAAGCGTCCCCAGCGGCTCGAAGATGAAAACTGCAACCTGATTACACCGTCACCGCCACCACACCCCACACACCCAGCACATCCAGCTCATCCAGCGCACCCAGCGCTCCTGCAATTCTGCAGAAGGCTACCCTTAGCGTTGCCAGCGTCATTCGGACGTTATCCCTTTCTTCCAGCAGCGGCTGCGACACTCCTTACACCTGGAGCCCCTAGACCGCCACCGTTGCCCCAAAATCCTGGTGTGAATAGAGCGCGGGATCGCTACACTTGCTCGTACTGTGGCAAAGCATTCCCTCGTAGTGCTAACTTAACCCGACACTTACGGACGCATACTGGTGAACAGCCGTACCGGTGCAAATACTGTGAAAGATCGTTTTCAATATCCTCAAACCTACAACGGCATGTGAGAAATATCCACAATAAGGAGAGACCGTTTCGTTGCCGTCACTGTGACAGATGTTTCGGCCAACAGACGAATTTGGACAGGCATCTGAAGAAACATGAGGCCGAGAACGGGGACGACACTCGCAGGAGATCCCCAGAAGAGACGTACTTCGAAGAGATTAGATCGTTTATGGGCAGAGTTGCACCCGCGCGGCGAACGACAGCCGCCGCTGCTGCGAGCGCTGCAGATCACACTTGATAGTGGTTTGCTAAATCAATCATCGCTACAAAAATCTGGTCGATGCTTCCAAATGACTCAATAGTGTTGTAAATTTGCTCTCTGCCTCGGGCTTGATGACTTGTGATCGATTAGTATTAGCGCCAAGGTATCTCTTGCCTCATTTTTCTGTTCTTACTTAATTTGTGtcatgttaaaattttaacagattttttatatatttagttgtaAGATAATTCCTAACAGCTGTTACCGCAATTGTTCTGTACCCTTCGGCGCAGATAAGACACATAAAAAGTAGTTCGATTAAGGTAATAAGTTGCAAGACGTGATATCGTATCTTATCATAAACTTTGATGtacttattgtaaatatagcTATTGAATAGTTGTTTagatagtaatataa is part of the Pieris rapae chromosome 21, ilPieRapa1.1, whole genome shotgun sequence genome and encodes:
- the LOC111000339 gene encoding transcription factor hamlet-like, translated to MSACAAAAMREKHAAPRRLASPPSSPLDHHPSPLGSPRADEPLDLRVTHKRPQRLEDENCNLITPSPPPHPTHPAHPAHPAHPALLQFCRRLPLALPASFGRYPFLPAAAATLLTPGAPRPPPLPQNPGVNRARDRYTCSYCGKAFPRSANLTRHLRTHTGEQPYRCKYCERSFSISSNLQRHVRNIHNKERPFRCRHCDRCFGQQTNLDRHLKKHEAENGDDTRRRSPEETYFEEIRSFMGRVAPARRTTAAAAASAADHT